CCCATGattaaaaaaaggcaaaaaacccGCACTAAGGCGACAGCTACTGGCGGATAAAAACTCCACCATCTGGTACACAAAACTAGCTGCAATGAGATCGAGAAGTAATTAAACCGTCGAACAGCGCGGAAATGATTCTATATATATGAACAAGCGAAGCAATGCATCAGAAAGctgtggagtagctgcaacggcagtcgcgtacAATTGGCGATATCgattggagagtctcagtgagagcccCGGTGGCAAAGGCTTTTGCTTACATACttagttcttgttgttgtaacagtgtgttgtacattggcagcccttgccgatgaaggattccatcgggtcaatccggtacgtaaaaccggatgccatgggattgatactAAGTGCCTGCGATCAGCGTTGCCGTTGTGGACCTAAAGAATCATGTTGacccttttttttggaaatttcagccCTTTTAACCAATACCTTTTTTTGAcacatttttattatacccaccaccataggatggggttttgagtcgatttagccatgtccgtccgtccgtctgtcgaaatcacgatggcggtcgtacatgtaaagctagccacttgaaaatttgcacagatactttatattgatgtaggtcgttggggattgcaaatgggctttttcggttcagagttagatatagctcccatataaaccgttctccttatttgacttttggagcccatgaaagccgcaatttttgtccgatttgagtaaaactttggtctataacctgatatagctcccatataaaccgatctcccgatttgtcttcttgagccccttgaagtcgcaatttttgtcgaatttgggtgaaattaagcacgtagtgttttgttacgatttttaacaactgtgccatgtaagttcttaatcggtctttaaactgatacagctcccatataaaacgatctccctacttGACTTCTAAAGTCTTTGCAAgactcattttttgtccgatttggttgaaattttgcacgcttttacttgtttttgcttgaATTCTTCTCCCTTGTTATGCCCTATAACGATGTAGTGttgtttataaagaaaaaacacaGGTAAATCGGTGGCAGCGATCAGTTGGAAATAATCTGTATGAATTATTGGAAACAGGCTCTGAATCAGATGTCATTCTTAATTCAGAGCAAAGAAATATTGGCCAACCAAAATTACCCATAAAAAGAATTCTTAGATCTTTTCCAAAGAATGACGATGTCAGTATtcgaatttgcccatgaaaattccagcGAGGATACTTTTCAATGACATCACTTACTGCCTTACTTATAAAGGAAAACCTAATGATTGAGTGACTAGTGACTCGAGTCACTTCGGTGACACACAGTTAGTAGGACAGGCAGTTAGTAAAGAAGTTTTTACGACTTAATAACTAAGGCAAATATGTACGTCAAAAGTGTCGCTACCACTAGGAGGAGgaaaaggggataaccaccactgaaaatctgttctcgccagaatttgaacccaagcgttcaggcGGCGATGCTAAACTCTGAGCTACGGTTGCGCTCAACTTCGTGTAGATGGGTTAAACAATGATAAAACGAAAAAAGGCTTTTACCCCTTTTTGATccttttcaaaaaatctcaacGGTAACCCTACCTGTGATTCtatatatgacaaggcgagttattggcacctttaaataaccaatggccataacgttctCGCTGCATTTGgtctatggaccggaacgaacttgccaCCATATCCAAGTATATGGCTACTACATAAATAGCATACCGCTATCGGGTAAATATTGCTCTTGGAGAACAGCCGCCACATATAGTAAATGATGAAACTAAATTTCCTCTGCTAAACAGAGTAATTTTGGATAACCTATGTTGCAGCAAATGCAGCCTCTACAATTCCTACCAAGCTAAAATTCGGGTATGAAATTAATTTACGGTAGGGGTAGAAAAGTCTTTGTGTTGACTTCTAAAGTATTTTATTCGGATCAACACCTAGCCTCTTCCTAACAAGAAATGCATAGATGCATGTATGTATGCTCTATAAATTTTAACACTCATTCTCAGCAAtccttggaaaatttttatgccTTCATCCAATCAGTGTATACTTAATTTAACATTTATTATAGTCAATGAATTAAAAATACATTCTCTTACATTTGTCCACACTGTGAAATCAGCACAGGTAACTTGGGTTTATTGTTTGGCCCCGTCGGTACATTCTCAATTTTTCGCATTATCAAAAGTCCATCAAGAACACGGCCGAAAACCACATGCTTACCATCCAAAAAGTTGCACTTTGCACAAGTTATGAAAAATTGGCAACCATTTGTATCCTTGCCGCTATTTGCCATGGATAAAAGACCAGGACTGTCGTGTTTCAAGGTAAAATTTTCATCTGAAAATGTATTGCCGTAAATGCTCATCACGCCTGTGCCATCACCCTGAAGTAAGAAGGACACCTGAGGTATAAGAGGAAATGCTGTAAATATTAATAAGTGGCTCTTACATGAACAAAATCGCCGCCCTGTATCATGAAGTCCTTGATAACACGATGGAAACTTGCTCCCTTATAACCAAGCGGCACTCCATCTGGCTGATATTCTCCTGTACaaaattggcggaaattttcacttgttttgGGAACAGTATCAGCGAATAACTCGAAAATCATGCGGCCAATTTCCTAAAACAAAAGGATAGGGGTTTCAAGGCCCGATGAGTCTCAAACTTGccggtttttcttttatttgatgtcAATAACAAACCGTCGTTCCAACAGAAATGTCAAAGAAGACCACAGGATTGTTTGGATTTCTTAATTGTGATTGTATTTGATTCCATGTAGGCATATTTACAaagatattttatatattttaattaaaaaaagaataaacgTTTAATAAATGCTTATGCTTACAAGCAATGCTGATTTTGTTTACATTCGGCCAAAATAAGGGCTAGACCTAATCCAAAGCGTTGatgcaaggcggatttaaaaaggtggtctcacgcttGGTACAGTTAGAATATATAGTCATAAGCCCAGCTGATcgaattttccaatttcagagttgtatctaaatcccactagaacgtcaaatgcttTGTTTGGATTTCAAAGGTTGTCgttggaattttaaattttcacgtTTATAATCATAACTCTTTTAATCTTGTGGCTACTACACATGATAATGcatataaaaattagaatgtcaatttgacagtgtagtgggaatttgcgccacTATTCCCACAGGGTTGTATCGTTGATTTGGTGGTTGTTGGGCTTAACCAAAGATTAACAGCTGATTTGCGTAAGACCACCTTTTTACATCCGCCTTGCGTATTATCTAAGATAGATTCATTCACAGGTAGGAGTTGCCAAACAACAACCCATCTACATGAAGTTGTAGTGCACTTTCTGTAAAAATCTGTGCTTAGTGCAACTCCGATTTTGAGTATGCTGCTAGTTCGCGCAAATTTTCCTTGTTTGTatatgttattgttgttaaatataatgcacacacaaccaaaactcgttgacagatagtgcactttgcttcaaaaaattcgactcagctgtttgctgtaTACTACCTGCGTTAATATGGCTTGGTATTACCGTTTATTTGTCTCTTGCCATCCGTTGAGGTTATTGTGGTTTCTATTAGGTTGTGTAGAATAACCAGCTGTTTTTTCACGTGTAAACAATACGTTTGTTTACCAACCAATAGTTCCCGGTCGCAAGCAAAAATATCCATAAACGGTCCTCGGTAGCTGGACATTTTCTGCAAAATCTGTTGTTTTTAGTGAATTATCGCTAGTTTTATCGTAAATAATCAATTCTGGTAAGTAATGTATTTAAAAATCCTGTcttatatatggcaactattgtaGACTACATAAAGCAGATAACTTTTGGCGCCTCTTGTCGGGtacctgaaaatatataaattatatgaATGTTATCAATTGGAATTGTTAATATTATGAATTATTTATGCAAACATGTAAGAGTAAAGCATATAACAATAGTTCGAATCAATTTGCTTCAAAGCTTGAATCAGCTACGATTCATCCATGGGAAAAAGTCCTTGGAATGATATTGGATCGATACCGGTACCTCTACCCGTCAACAGTGGAattgtattgttgttgtagcagccaCATACTTGCATGTTGAGGTTGCGATACTCGTCATGCTCGTATATGTGAGTAAGTTTGTCCCGTCCTTAGGACCGATCACCGAGGGAACATAAAAGGGGGTTgattatttaaagacgccaataacacactttgtcatatcgagtataaTATGcaatcagtatttaagcaaaaatCGGTGCCACcccgcctctcactgagactttccactcgataccgctgattacgCGGCTGCagttgcagttgcagctactccgtaaatggagcattccactatccgcaacctgtggacgattccggtagctctcagctgggcttctcgtgataacgatgaacaccagaCAAATCGATGCTTAAAGTTACAACCTTTGTGGTGtttagttatcccgtgtcgggctGGGATTACTGGGATTGGACTCTGGCAACATGGCCTAGCTAATGTATTCGttatattttgatacgtttgcCTATACCATTGCCGTCATACAGCTCTTGGTTCATATGACGTTGATATTCTCCATTTGCGACGATTTGTCCAAAAGTTTTATGAAGAATTCTTTGCCCAAACAACTCAAGTATTACCTCGTTTGCATTCGCAATTATCCATGCTTCGGAGGCATATATTAATTTCGGTTAATTTCAGAGATTTGTTTAATCTAATTATAATCTTACGAGAGGTGGTTGTGCTCCTTACATAATTGCTTATTCAAAAATAGCGCTTATTAACCAATATTATTATTCGTCTTATTTCAAAACGGGTGACTGACTTACTGACTTTCTCAAAGTTatagttcccaactttccccGTTTACAGAGCGTT
The genomic region above belongs to Stomoxys calcitrans chromosome 5, idStoCalc2.1, whole genome shotgun sequence and contains:
- the LOC106091745 gene encoding peptidyl-prolyl cis-trans isomerase H, with the protein product MPTWNQIQSQLRNPNNPVVFFDISVGTTEIGRMIFELFADTVPKTSENFRQFCTGEYQPDGVPLGYKGASFHRVIKDFMIQGGDFVHGDGTGVMSIYGNTFSDENFTLKHDSPGLLSMANSGKDTNGCQFFITCAKCNFLDGKHVVFGRVLDGLLIMRKIENVPTGPNNKPKLPVLISQCGQM